The following are encoded in a window of Halorubrum sp. PV6 genomic DNA:
- a CDS encoding arsenite methyltransferase: MSNDTTTVAGDRDPEETRKMVRERYETIASDSQNCCGDVGIDTTDDGGCCDGTEGASGSERLGYDADDVASVAEGADLGLGCGNPKAFAEMAAGETVLDLGSGAGFDCFLAAREIGPDGTVIGVDMTPEMVSKARENVAKNDADNVEFRLGEISHLPVADATIDVVISNCVVNLAPEKQLVFDDAFRVLKPGGRVAISDVVQTAPFPDDVKMDPDSLTGCVAGASTIENLEAMLDNAGFEAIEIAPKGESTEFISDWDADRDLGEYLVSATIEARKPPQKP; the protein is encoded by the coding sequence ATGAGTAACGATACTACTACGGTGGCCGGTGACCGCGACCCCGAAGAGACCCGTAAGATGGTGCGCGAACGCTACGAAACTATCGCTTCGGACAGTCAAAACTGCTGTGGCGACGTCGGCATCGATACCACCGACGACGGTGGATGCTGTGACGGCACCGAAGGAGCGTCCGGGAGCGAACGCCTTGGCTATGACGCCGACGATGTCGCGTCTGTCGCCGAGGGCGCAGACCTTGGCCTTGGGTGTGGAAATCCGAAGGCGTTCGCCGAGATGGCGGCCGGCGAGACGGTGCTCGACCTCGGCTCCGGTGCGGGCTTCGACTGCTTCCTCGCCGCACGGGAGATCGGTCCGGACGGAACCGTCATCGGTGTGGACATGACACCGGAGATGGTCTCGAAAGCGAGGGAGAACGTCGCGAAAAACGACGCCGACAACGTCGAGTTTCGCCTCGGCGAGATCAGCCATCTCCCCGTTGCAGACGCGACTATCGACGTCGTTATCTCGAACTGCGTCGTCAACCTCGCTCCCGAAAAACAGCTCGTGTTCGACGACGCCTTCCGCGTCCTCAAGCCCGGCGGGCGCGTCGCCATCTCGGACGTCGTCCAAACCGCGCCGTTCCCCGACGACGTCAAGATGGATCCGGACTCGCTAACCGGCTGCGTCGCCGGTGCGTCGACCATCGAGAATCTCGAAGCGATGCTCGATAACGCCGGCTTCGAAGCGATCGAGATCGCGCCGAAGGGCGAGAGCACCGAGTTCATCAGCGATTGGGACGCCGATCGCGATCTCGGTGAGTATCTCGTCTCTGCCACTATCGAGGCTCGGAAGCCGCCACAGAAACCCTAA
- a CDS encoding low molecular weight phosphatase family protein: MDTASPVKFGFVCVQNAGRSQMSAAFAERERDLRELGDTLEILTGGTHPAEHVHKEVITVMQERDIDLSDRTPREVSTDELESCDVVATMGCSTLELDAENVDVRDWALDDPHGQDLDTVREIRDDIEQRVKALFDEFYPDEP; this comes from the coding sequence ATGGATACAGCATCACCCGTTAAGTTTGGATTTGTGTGTGTACAGAATGCGGGACGAAGCCAGATGTCAGCTGCGTTCGCCGAGCGGGAACGTGATCTCCGGGAATTAGGGGATACTCTCGAGATTCTCACCGGCGGTACACATCCAGCTGAACACGTCCACAAGGAAGTGATCACGGTCATGCAAGAACGAGACATCGACCTCTCTGACCGAACGCCTCGGGAGGTCTCGACTGACGAGCTCGAATCGTGCGATGTCGTCGCCACGATGGGCTGTTCGACGCTAGAACTGGACGCCGAGAACGTCGACGTTCGAGACTGGGCGTTAGACGATCCGCACGGTCAAGACCTTGACACTGTCCGCGAGATTCGTGACGACATAGAGCAACGCGTCAAGGCGCTGTTCGACGAGTTCTATCCGGACGAACCGTAG
- a CDS encoding metalloregulator ArsR/SmtB family transcription factor → MSSTERLQRYLADERGGCGDEEVCQRLSELEEIDAAAGGPALDEDVGLLSALANETRYKIVRILHIAGEELCVCEFAPLLDVSDSAISHALSQLTDAGLITRRKEGKWRKYRATARANAVLIALDGSREL, encoded by the coding sequence ATGTCCTCAACCGAACGTCTACAACGGTACCTCGCCGACGAACGAGGTGGATGTGGCGACGAGGAGGTATGTCAGCGTCTATCTGAACTCGAAGAGATCGACGCGGCCGCAGGCGGGCCTGCGCTGGACGAAGACGTTGGATTGCTATCGGCGCTCGCGAACGAGACCCGCTACAAGATCGTTCGTATCCTCCACATCGCTGGCGAGGAACTCTGCGTCTGTGAATTTGCGCCACTGCTCGACGTCAGCGACAGCGCGATCAGCCATGCGCTGTCCCAACTCACTGACGCTGGACTCATCACTCGCCGAAAAGAGGGGAAGTGGCGGAAATATCGAGCGACAGCACGCGCCAACGCCGTCCTCATCGCCCTAGACGGATCGCGGGAGCTTTGA
- a CDS encoding helix-turn-helix transcriptional regulator, with protein MGDAITDGTTEETETCCTPLEDVNSDAMATDLQVLTAMGNDTRYELLRQVLNADDGVCVCDLEAAVGVSQSAVSQALSRLYTAGLVTRRKEGSWRYYEPTETTAALLETLDDLRGSHE; from the coding sequence ATGGGAGATGCGATCACTGACGGAACCACGGAGGAAACGGAGACCTGCTGTACACCGCTCGAAGATGTCAACTCGGATGCGATGGCGACAGACCTCCAAGTACTGACCGCGATGGGGAATGACACACGATACGAACTGCTTCGCCAAGTTTTGAACGCCGACGACGGCGTCTGTGTCTGCGACCTCGAAGCCGCGGTCGGTGTTAGTCAGAGCGCCGTCAGCCAAGCGCTCTCGCGATTGTACACCGCAGGACTTGTCACGCGCCGCAAAGAAGGATCTTGGCGGTACTACGAACCGACTGAAACGACTGCGGCCCTTCTCGAAACCCTCGACGATCTGCGGGGTTCCCATGAGTAA
- the arsD gene encoding arsenite efflux transporter metallochaperone ArsD, translating into MTELILYEEAMCCSTGVCGPDPDEELVEVSAALDQLESEFEDVDVSRANMQHNIDQFLETESISDLVEEHGPSILPITVVDDEIVGKSEYLSYDELAAAIETATPTQEA; encoded by the coding sequence ATGACTGAACTCATCCTGTACGAGGAGGCGATGTGTTGCTCCACCGGCGTCTGTGGTCCTGACCCCGACGAAGAACTCGTTGAAGTCAGTGCCGCCCTCGACCAACTCGAATCGGAATTTGAGGATGTCGATGTCTCGCGGGCGAACATGCAGCACAACATCGACCAGTTCCTCGAGACCGAGTCCATCTCCGACTTGGTCGAGGAACACGGTCCCTCGATTTTGCCGATCACTGTCGTTGACGACGAAATTGTCGGCAAGTCCGAGTACCTCTCGTACGACGAACTCGCGGCAGCAATCGAAACAGCCACCCCGACCCAAGAGGCCTAA
- a CDS encoding Cdc6/Cdc18 family protein, with protein sequence MSDTESFFGDPDPIFADKELLRVSHLPEGDRIIGRDEELTNLANAIKDAQRGGTPNNVLIYGKTGTGKSLCSKYITQDLTEAAAENDVHVDVAYIDCFQDSTETQAIRTIAESFNDPDVTDVKIPASGVSTSDYYRRLWKILDLRLDVGIIILDEIDKLEDDNVLMQLSRAAEAGKVEDSTLGIIGISNKIRYKETLNERVKSSLSERDFVFPPYDANQLRAILNSRADAFREGVLDDDVIPKVAALAAKEHGDARKAIDILRYSGEIADEHDDDRVSVEYVDEAHEREEEARLAELIGKQPEHSKYLLQGLALQMQQSTDTDAMIPSKQVYSAYEVVCEREGTDPLKIRRVRDLLSELAFLSLIEQNRKGRGKGKGAHTVNQLVDAPELIIEACKSA encoded by the coding sequence ATGAGCGATACGGAGTCATTCTTCGGGGATCCTGACCCCATTTTTGCTGATAAGGAACTCCTTCGTGTGAGTCATCTTCCGGAGGGTGATCGGATCATCGGCCGTGATGAGGAACTCACAAACCTCGCGAACGCGATTAAGGACGCCCAGCGAGGTGGGACGCCGAACAACGTGTTGATCTATGGAAAGACGGGAACAGGCAAGAGCCTCTGCTCAAAGTACATTACGCAGGACCTCACTGAGGCTGCCGCCGAGAATGATGTCCATGTTGACGTCGCATACATCGACTGTTTTCAGGACTCAACAGAAACGCAGGCTATCCGAACGATCGCTGAATCGTTCAACGATCCCGACGTGACGGATGTGAAAATTCCAGCGTCTGGCGTTTCCACGTCTGATTACTATCGGCGGCTCTGGAAGATACTCGATCTACGTCTCGACGTTGGTATCATCATTTTAGACGAGATCGACAAACTCGAAGACGACAACGTTCTCATGCAGCTCTCACGAGCGGCGGAGGCCGGAAAGGTAGAAGACAGTACACTCGGCATCATCGGGATCAGCAACAAGATTCGCTACAAGGAAACACTCAATGAGCGCGTCAAATCAAGTCTCTCCGAGCGTGACTTCGTGTTCCCGCCCTATGACGCAAATCAACTGCGTGCAATCCTCAACTCACGGGCAGATGCGTTTCGAGAGGGCGTCCTTGATGACGACGTGATTCCGAAGGTCGCAGCACTCGCAGCGAAAGAACACGGAGACGCTCGGAAGGCGATTGATATTCTCCGATATTCTGGGGAAATCGCCGACGAACACGATGACGACCGCGTCAGCGTTGAGTACGTTGATGAAGCACACGAGCGTGAAGAAGAGGCGCGACTCGCCGAACTAATTGGAAAGCAACCCGAGCACTCGAAATATCTCCTTCAGGGGCTCGCACTCCAGATGCAGCAGTCAACCGATACAGATGCGATGATCCCCTCAAAGCAGGTGTACTCGGCCTACGAGGTTGTGTGTGAACGCGAAGGAACCGACCCGCTCAAAATCCGTCGCGTCCGCGACCTCCTCTCCGAACTTGCGTTTCTCTCGCTGATCGAACAGAATCGGAAGGGCCGAGGGAAAGGGAAGGGTGCGCATACAGTGAATCAACTGGTTGATGCCCCCGAACTTATAATTGAGGCGTGCAAGTCGGCGTGA